The following proteins are encoded in a genomic region of Oceaniferula marina:
- a CDS encoding histone deacetylase family protein: protein MKKWLQAIVFLMWSCLVLSCTSQQLVADPDALDRIPVVYDKGYRIGAFGLEKLHPFDIGKYQKIHRGLKKAGVLNEENEHRPEPLARETLLLVHSQDYLETLKSPAWVAVYLEAPAVRLLPKRMLKRSLIDPFILASGGTLKASRLALDHGAAINLGGGYHHAKPESGEGFCVIADVPIAIRKLQKEGEIKRALVVDTDIHQGNGTIVCLEDDPSTFTFSMHESGIYPVPKETGDRDVSVPAGVTDDAYMRSLKHWLPKVIAKSKPDIVFYVSGCDALAGDPLANGTMTHEGIARRDAYVLAECRKRKIPFVMTLAGGYSKDAWQAQYKSIVGLMKKEDVTSP from the coding sequence AGGCGATTGTTTTTTTGATGTGGTCCTGTCTGGTGCTTTCCTGCACGAGCCAGCAGCTCGTCGCGGATCCGGATGCATTGGACCGAATCCCGGTCGTCTACGACAAGGGGTACCGGATCGGGGCCTTTGGTCTGGAAAAGTTGCATCCCTTTGACATTGGTAAGTATCAGAAAATCCACCGCGGATTAAAAAAGGCGGGGGTGTTGAACGAGGAGAACGAACATCGACCAGAACCCTTAGCTCGTGAAACCCTGCTATTGGTGCACAGCCAGGACTATTTGGAGACTCTGAAATCGCCAGCTTGGGTGGCTGTCTATCTGGAGGCACCAGCAGTGCGCCTGCTTCCCAAGAGGATGCTTAAACGGAGTCTGATCGATCCCTTTATTCTAGCCTCCGGAGGGACACTGAAGGCATCTCGTCTGGCATTGGATCATGGGGCTGCGATCAATCTGGGTGGTGGGTATCATCACGCCAAGCCGGAAAGCGGCGAGGGCTTTTGTGTGATTGCCGATGTTCCGATTGCGATCCGCAAACTACAGAAAGAGGGGGAAATCAAGAGGGCGCTGGTGGTGGATACGGATATTCATCAGGGGAATGGCACGATTGTTTGCCTGGAGGACGACCCGAGCACCTTTACTTTTTCCATGCATGAATCCGGGATCTACCCGGTCCCCAAGGAAACGGGAGACCGTGATGTGTCGGTCCCGGCGGGCGTGACGGATGATGCTTACATGCGGTCACTGAAGCATTGGCTGCCGAAGGTGATTGCGAAGTCGAAGCCTGACATCGTGTTTTATGTCTCCGGTTGTGATGCTTTGGCCGGTGATCCACTGGCCAATGGGACCATGACCCATGAGGGGATTGCCCGGCGTGACGCCTACGTCTTAGCTGAGTGCCGCAAGCGGAAGATTCCCTTTGTGATGACCCTCGCCGGCGGTTACAGCAAGGACGCTTGGCAGGCCCAATACAAAAGTATCGTGGGCTTGATGAAAAAAGAGGATGTTACCTCTCCCTAG